In Granulicella cerasi, the following proteins share a genomic window:
- a CDS encoding phosphocholine-specific phospholipase C, translating into MQTRRDFLKKASMLAGATGFAAGVPLAVQKAFAIAPDPGTTWKAAEHVVILMQENRSFDHALGTLQGVRGFNDPRATRQANGQSVFLQTSLTGETYMPWRLDIKDTKITWMGSIPHSRNSQVDAWNHGHHNAWIDAKRSSNADYRDVPITMGHYTREDIPFYYALADAFTVCDQHYCGAMTSTTPNRSLLWTGTVRDEQKATSAVYMRNPEFSSGHLKWKTFPERLTEAGVNWNCYQNEINVATFEEGGHDWLGNVGNVLEHFAAYNVNLSNASTKKLQKNIADTQQEIAALQQKNVDPTMKDDLKAEIEQKQAHLQALQALLEHGGSLSNLSATEQELHMRAFTTNAGDEHYHSLETLHFEDGDRKIKMDVPKGDVLYQFRKDVNEGTLPMVSWLVPPGKFSDHPSHPWYGAWFLSEAVDILTKNPEVWKKTIFILLYDENDGYFDHAPSFTAAEPGNRGTGRASEGIDTALEYTYHTDEIAQGVKPKDARSGPIGLGFRVPMIVASPWSRGGWVNSEVCDTTSVIQFLEAFVEAKTGKTVKETNVSEYRRAICGDLTSVFRPADHSVAQLPFLDRDKFVEGIEKARYKEIPSNFQKLTAEQMAAYNADRHKMPGAAAQEKGIRNACALPYEMYCEGSINAEHKVFSVAMRAGNTQHGARSAGVPFNVYLRNTSMNSGVAAHGDKNQNMFVASYAVRAGDTLRENYPLKAFKDGRYEIDVHGPNGFYRSFRGNVAEVSPMSVACAYENATGLTGNVHAKVKNTSTKPVTVTVVDHSYGQGTQSKQIDVGQSATLTITSSKSHGWYDFTVKSVDSEMAVHYAGHVDTGKSSFTDPLMGGMVEV; encoded by the coding sequence GTGCAGACAAGGCGTGATTTTCTGAAGAAGGCCAGCATGCTGGCAGGTGCAACGGGCTTCGCAGCAGGTGTGCCGCTGGCGGTGCAGAAGGCTTTCGCGATTGCGCCTGATCCGGGCACCACATGGAAAGCCGCCGAGCACGTCGTCATCCTCATGCAGGAGAATCGCTCGTTCGATCACGCGCTGGGGACGCTGCAGGGCGTGCGTGGATTCAACGATCCGCGCGCAACGCGCCAGGCAAATGGGCAGTCCGTGTTTCTGCAGACAAGCCTGACGGGCGAGACGTACATGCCCTGGCGGCTCGATATCAAGGACACGAAGATCACGTGGATGGGATCGATCCCGCACTCGCGCAACAGCCAGGTGGATGCGTGGAACCACGGTCATCACAATGCGTGGATCGATGCAAAGCGTTCGAGCAACGCTGACTACCGTGACGTGCCGATCACGATGGGGCACTACACGCGTGAGGACATTCCTTTCTACTACGCCCTGGCCGATGCGTTCACCGTTTGCGATCAGCACTACTGCGGGGCCATGACAAGCACGACGCCGAACCGTTCGCTGCTGTGGACCGGTACGGTGCGCGATGAGCAGAAGGCGACCTCGGCGGTGTACATGCGTAACCCCGAGTTCAGCAGCGGACACCTGAAGTGGAAGACATTTCCTGAGCGCCTCACCGAGGCAGGGGTGAACTGGAACTGCTATCAGAATGAGATCAACGTGGCCACCTTTGAAGAGGGCGGCCATGACTGGCTCGGTAACGTCGGCAACGTGCTCGAGCACTTCGCCGCGTACAACGTGAACCTGTCGAACGCGAGCACGAAGAAGCTGCAGAAGAATATCGCTGACACTCAGCAGGAGATCGCCGCGCTGCAGCAGAAGAATGTCGACCCCACGATGAAGGACGATCTAAAGGCCGAGATCGAGCAGAAGCAGGCGCATCTCCAGGCCCTGCAAGCTCTCTTGGAGCATGGAGGATCGCTGTCGAATCTCTCGGCGACCGAGCAGGAACTTCACATGCGCGCGTTCACAACGAACGCAGGCGATGAGCACTATCACTCGCTGGAGACGCTTCACTTCGAGGACGGCGATCGCAAGATCAAGATGGATGTACCGAAGGGAGACGTACTCTATCAGTTCCGCAAGGACGTGAATGAAGGCACTCTGCCGATGGTCTCGTGGCTCGTGCCGCCGGGCAAGTTCAGCGATCATCCTTCTCACCCCTGGTATGGCGCGTGGTTCTTGTCGGAGGCGGTGGACATCCTCACGAAGAACCCCGAGGTGTGGAAGAAGACGATCTTCATCCTGCTCTATGACGAGAATGACGGATACTTCGACCATGCTCCTTCCTTTACCGCTGCCGAACCGGGCAATCGCGGAACGGGGCGCGCATCGGAAGGCATCGATACAGCGCTGGAGTACACGTATCACACGGACGAGATCGCGCAGGGGGTGAAGCCGAAGGACGCCCGCAGTGGGCCGATCGGGCTTGGCTTCCGCGTGCCGATGATCGTGGCTTCGCCTTGGAGCCGCGGTGGTTGGGTGAACTCTGAGGTTTGCGATACGACGTCGGTGATCCAGTTCCTTGAGGCATTTGTCGAAGCGAAGACGGGCAAGACGGTGAAGGAGACGAATGTCAGTGAGTATCGCCGCGCGATCTGCGGTGATCTGACCTCGGTCTTCCGTCCGGCGGACCACTCAGTGGCGCAGCTCCCATTCCTCGATCGCGACAAGTTTGTTGAAGGCATCGAGAAGGCGCGTTATAAGGAGATTCCGTCGAACTTCCAGAAGCTCACTGCAGAGCAGATGGCTGCGTACAACGCCGATCGACACAAGATGCCCGGAGCGGCCGCGCAGGAGAAGGGAATCCGCAACGCATGCGCGCTGCCGTATGAGATGTATTGCGAAGGCTCAATCAACGCGGAGCATAAGGTGTTCTCGGTGGCGATGCGAGCAGGAAACACGCAGCATGGAGCGAGAAGCGCAGGTGTGCCGTTCAACGTTTATCTGCGCAATACGAGCATGAACAGCGGTGTGGCGGCGCATGGTGACAAGAACCAGAATATGTTCGTTGCGTCCTACGCTGTGCGCGCTGGCGATACGCTGCGGGAGAACTATCCGCTGAAGGCGTTCAAGGACGGTCGATATGAGATCGACGTGCACGGCCCGAATGGTTTTTATCGCAGCTTCCGCGGGAACGTCGCGGAGGTGTCACCGATGTCGGTCGCTTGTGCGTATGAAAATGCCACCGGCCTGACGGGGAACGTTCATGCGAAGGTGAAGAACACCTCGACGAAGCCTGTGACGGTTACGGTCGTGGATCATTCCTATGGCCAGGGCACGCAGAGTAAGCAGATCGATGTCGGTCAGTCGGCTACCTTGACGATCACGTCGTCCAAGTCGCATGGCTGGTACGACTTCACCGTGAAGTCGGTGGACTCGGAGATGGCCGTTCACTATGCGGGGCACGTCGATACGGGCAAAAGCAGCTTCACCGATCCCTTGATGGGTGGCATGGTCGAAGTGTAG
- a CDS encoding replication-associated recombination protein A, with translation MGLFSTGLPASDEPVRTAPLAERMRPRSLDEFFGQTHLLGPGKPLRLQIENDDSASLIFWGPPGVGKTTLAKIIARETSASFIEFSAVLSGIKEIKAVMVDAEKAAQFGSRTILFVDEIHRFNKAQQDAFLPYVEKGTIRLIGATTENPSFEINAALISRCRVYTLRALEQDEVLALLRRALENTERGLGALALTANDNALEMIASYSSGDARNSLNALEVAAKLATGRGESVLTRELVGEALQQRVLLYDKKGEQHYDLISALHKSVRNSDPDAAMYWLGRMLRGGEDPTYVARRVVRMAVEDIGLAAPEALNLCLSARDAMHFLGSPEGELAIAQAVVYLALAPKSNAVYKGWGEVLADIDSRPAEPVPLHIRNAPTRLMKELDYGKGYQYAHDLEGKVAAMECLPESLIGRRYYEPTNEGREKLLAQRLAEVDRLRRGE, from the coding sequence ATGGGGCTTTTTTCGACAGGACTACCTGCAAGCGATGAGCCGGTTCGCACCGCGCCGCTGGCCGAGCGTATGCGACCACGTTCACTCGACGAGTTCTTCGGGCAGACGCATCTGCTGGGGCCGGGCAAGCCGCTACGCCTGCAGATAGAGAATGACGACTCGGCCTCGCTGATCTTCTGGGGGCCACCGGGTGTAGGCAAGACGACCCTGGCGAAGATCATCGCGCGCGAGACTTCGGCGAGCTTCATCGAGTTCTCTGCGGTGTTGAGCGGCATCAAGGAGATCAAAGCCGTGATGGTCGATGCGGAGAAAGCTGCGCAGTTCGGCTCTCGCACGATCTTGTTCGTGGACGAGATTCACCGCTTCAACAAGGCACAGCAGGACGCGTTTCTGCCGTATGTCGAGAAGGGCACGATTCGCCTGATCGGTGCAACGACAGAGAATCCTTCCTTTGAGATCAATGCTGCGCTCATCAGCCGTTGCCGCGTGTATACGTTGCGTGCGCTCGAGCAGGATGAGGTGCTTGCGCTGTTGCGGCGAGCGCTTGAGAATACGGAGCGTGGCCTTGGCGCGCTGGCGCTGACGGCAAACGATAATGCGCTGGAGATGATCGCAAGCTATAGCTCAGGCGATGCGCGGAACTCACTGAACGCGCTGGAAGTGGCGGCAAAGCTGGCGACCGGTCGCGGCGAGAGTGTGTTGACGCGCGAGCTTGTAGGAGAGGCATTGCAGCAGCGGGTGCTGCTCTACGACAAGAAGGGCGAGCAACACTACGACCTTATCTCGGCGTTGCACAAGAGCGTACGCAACTCCGATCCCGATGCGGCGATGTATTGGCTGGGCCGCATGCTGCGTGGTGGCGAGGACCCGACGTACGTGGCGCGTCGCGTAGTGCGTATGGCCGTAGAAGACATCGGCCTCGCTGCGCCGGAGGCGCTGAACCTCTGCCTGAGCGCGCGCGATGCGATGCACTTCCTCGGCTCGCCCGAAGGGGAACTCGCGATTGCACAGGCGGTGGTCTACCTTGCGCTGGCGCCGAAGTCGAACGCGGTTTACAAGGGCTGGGGCGAGGTGTTGGCGGACATCGACAGCCGCCCCGCAGAGCCTGTGCCACTGCATATTCGCAACGCTCCAACGCGGCTGATGAAGGAGCTGGATTACGGGAAGGGCTACCAGTACGCGCACGATCTTGAGGGCAAGGTTGCGGCGATGGAGTGCCTGCCGGAGTCGCTGATCGGCCGTCGCTACTACGAGCCCACGAACGAAGGCCGCGAGAAGCTGCTGGCGCAACGGCTCGCTGAGGTCGATCGGCTGCGTCGCGGAGAGTAA
- a CDS encoding L-threonylcarbamoyladenylate synthase, with the protein MTAEVLRMDREEPESHLVAHVVETLQRGGVAAVPTDTFYGLAVDPVNLRAVDRIYELKTRARHKPLSLLLSETSQSYELARNLDGAFDRLAERFWPGPLTLVVRAGSKLPLRVTANTGNVAIRVPEAPICRAIVSRLGVPITATSANLAGLPECTSANCVLEQFGDLIPMIVDGGQTVRTLPTTIVDLSGGGNSWMILREGAIPTHEIALALQ; encoded by the coding sequence TTGACCGCCGAAGTTCTCCGCATGGACCGTGAAGAGCCCGAGTCACACCTCGTGGCGCATGTTGTCGAAACGCTGCAAAGAGGCGGCGTTGCTGCCGTCCCCACCGACACGTTTTACGGCCTCGCCGTAGACCCTGTGAACCTTCGCGCGGTGGACCGCATTTACGAACTCAAAACGCGTGCTCGCCACAAGCCGCTCTCTCTGTTGCTCTCAGAAACCTCGCAAAGCTACGAGCTTGCGCGCAACCTCGATGGGGCGTTCGATCGCCTCGCGGAACGCTTCTGGCCCGGTCCGTTGACGCTCGTTGTTCGTGCGGGATCGAAGCTGCCCCTGCGCGTTACCGCGAACACCGGCAACGTCGCGATCCGCGTCCCGGAAGCCCCGATCTGCCGCGCGATCGTCTCCAGGCTCGGCGTGCCGATCACTGCGACGTCGGCGAACCTTGCAGGTCTGCCGGAATGCACCTCGGCGAATTGCGTGCTCGAGCAGTTCGGCGATCTGATTCCGATGATTGTTGATGGCGGCCAGACCGTACGGACGCTGCCCACGACGATCGTCGATCTCTCCGGCGGCGGCAACTCCTGGATGATCCTGCGTGAGGGTGCTATCCCCACGCATGAAATCGCTCTGGCGCTGCAGTAA
- a CDS encoding YdcF family protein — MSTRRSNSGRKQGNAAKRFFVSVLVLVLLGIVGWFLWLYGQINDTAQIDNAQQADAIAVFGAAEYGGRPSPVLHARLDKAVLLYNKNIAPYVITLGGGQDKDSGKTEGGVGRDYLLANGIPYDHIIPETRSIDTEQQVQLLADIAHKNHFNSIVVVSDGTHLFRIALLCRRAGLKVYTSPRATVGRIDTIDSAQRMWHEMLSYTFLRTNLHVSWMHRWLEGKLN; from the coding sequence ATGAGCACACGACGATCCAACTCAGGCCGCAAGCAAGGCAACGCCGCGAAGCGATTCTTCGTGAGCGTGCTTGTGCTCGTGTTGCTCGGAATCGTCGGCTGGTTCCTCTGGCTCTACGGGCAGATCAACGACACCGCACAGATCGACAACGCGCAACAGGCCGACGCGATCGCTGTCTTCGGGGCGGCGGAGTATGGCGGCCGGCCCTCACCCGTGCTGCACGCGCGCCTCGATAAAGCCGTACTGCTCTACAACAAGAACATCGCGCCTTACGTCATCACCCTCGGCGGCGGCCAGGACAAAGACTCCGGCAAGACCGAGGGCGGCGTCGGTCGCGATTATCTGCTCGCGAACGGCATCCCCTACGACCACATCATCCCGGAGACGCGCTCCATCGACACCGAGCAGCAGGTGCAGTTGCTCGCCGACATCGCGCACAAGAACCACTTCAACAGCATCGTCGTCGTCTCCGACGGCACGCATCTCTTTCGCATCGCGCTGCTATGCCGTCGCGCAGGTCTGAAGGTCTACACCTCGCCGCGAGCCACCGTGGGCCGCATCGACACCATCGACTCCGCGCAGCGCATGTGGCACGAGATGCTCAGCTATACCTTCCTGCGCACCAACCTGCATGTGAGCTGGATGCACCGCTGGCTCGAAGGCAAGCTCAACTAG
- a CDS encoding TrmH family RNA methyltransferase, whose protein sequence is MQWAAHITSRTNSRVKALRAAFEGKASKPGEFVGLEGEHLLSEAHRSGIALETVFVREGSEHLLERPALAELQPTEWVLLSREVFAGAVETHSPQGIAATMQIPLPSNDGDVALIVEDLQDPGNLGTLLRSVDAFGGGRVLATLATVNPWSPKVIRSSAGSVFRIPMERMILPEIRKRVEREGVQAFAAVAQSERAQSVLETKWIKPVAIMIGNEGAGLSSEALSMATGRVWIPCAVESLNAGVAGSVLLYEAMRQRGAL, encoded by the coding sequence ATGCAATGGGCAGCGCACATTACGAGTCGCACCAACAGCCGGGTGAAAGCCCTGCGTGCAGCATTTGAAGGCAAGGCTTCGAAGCCCGGCGAGTTCGTCGGGCTGGAGGGCGAACACCTGCTGTCGGAGGCACACCGCTCCGGCATCGCGCTGGAAACAGTCTTCGTCCGCGAAGGCAGCGAACATCTGCTGGAGCGTCCTGCGCTCGCAGAGTTGCAGCCGACGGAGTGGGTGCTGCTCTCTCGCGAGGTCTTCGCAGGTGCCGTAGAGACGCACTCTCCGCAGGGCATCGCGGCGACGATGCAGATTCCGTTGCCATCGAACGACGGCGATGTGGCGTTGATCGTCGAAGACCTGCAGGACCCCGGGAACCTGGGTACGTTGCTGCGCTCTGTCGACGCTTTTGGTGGAGGTCGCGTGCTGGCTACCCTGGCGACCGTCAATCCGTGGAGCCCCAAGGTGATTCGATCGTCGGCAGGCAGCGTCTTCCGCATTCCCATGGAGCGGATGATCCTGCCCGAGATTCGCAAGCGCGTAGAGCGTGAAGGCGTGCAGGCATTCGCGGCAGTGGCACAGAGCGAGCGCGCGCAGTCGGTACTCGAGACGAAGTGGATAAAGCCGGTGGCGATCATGATCGGCAACGAAGGAGCAGGGCTTTCGAGCGAAGCGCTGTCGATGGCGACGGGACGTGTATGGATTCCATGCGCGGTGGAGAGCCTGAACGCCGGGGTGGCTGGATCGGTGCTTCTCTATGAGGCGATGCGCCAGCGGGGAGCGCTGTAA
- a CDS encoding aminotransferase family protein — translation MSSTSLPFGNPMTSEEVVQITKDTNYGTWRYQKGWSPMHIVDAEGCYLIDANGKRYLDFSSQLMCSNLGHKNQVVIDSIKKQAEDLAYAMPGYATNARAELSKLLLEVLPKGINKFFFTTSGTDANEAAFKIARMYTGKTKIISRYRSYHGSTSSSIAATGDPRRWPMEPRGKAQGVIFAPEAHCYKCPLKHSYPDCGLACADYIEHMIRNESDVAAVLVEPIVGTNGVIVPPKGYMQKLRKICDENGVLLIADEVMAGWGRTGEWFAMDLWGVTPDILTTAKGITSAYVPLGLCATSEKIGDFFQDNYFAHGHTYEAHPMTLLPAVATINEMKRLKLVERAKELEPFVHEKLVALKAKHPSIGEIRGHGLFWAVDLVKNQKTKEPFNTYADKISGKALLVDQIAGKCLAEGMTIQAWVSHFVIAPPLIVTKEEIEWGINLLDKWLHLADEQCMPTEEPASTSVTSDA, via the coding sequence ATGAGTTCAACTTCTTTGCCGTTTGGCAACCCGATGACTTCTGAAGAAGTCGTGCAGATCACCAAGGACACCAACTACGGCACCTGGCGCTACCAAAAGGGCTGGTCGCCGATGCATATCGTCGACGCCGAAGGCTGCTACCTGATCGACGCGAATGGCAAGCGCTACCTCGACTTCTCGTCGCAGCTGATGTGCTCGAACCTCGGCCACAAGAACCAGGTCGTCATCGACTCGATCAAAAAGCAAGCTGAGGATCTGGCCTATGCGATGCCGGGCTATGCAACGAACGCGCGTGCTGAGCTGTCGAAGCTGCTGCTCGAAGTGCTGCCGAAGGGCATCAACAAGTTCTTCTTCACCACGAGCGGAACGGACGCCAATGAAGCGGCGTTCAAGATCGCTCGCATGTACACGGGCAAGACGAAGATCATCTCGCGCTACCGTTCGTACCACGGCTCAACCTCCAGCTCGATTGCAGCAACGGGCGATCCGCGCCGTTGGCCGATGGAACCACGTGGCAAGGCGCAGGGCGTGATCTTTGCGCCGGAAGCGCATTGCTACAAGTGCCCGCTGAAGCACTCGTACCCGGATTGCGGTCTTGCGTGTGCTGACTACATCGAGCATATGATCCGCAACGAGAGCGATGTCGCTGCGGTATTGGTGGAGCCAATCGTCGGTACAAACGGCGTGATCGTTCCGCCGAAGGGCTACATGCAGAAGCTGCGCAAGATCTGCGACGAGAACGGCGTGTTGCTGATCGCTGACGAAGTGATGGCGGGCTGGGGCCGCACGGGTGAGTGGTTTGCCATGGACCTGTGGGGTGTAACGCCGGACATTCTCACGACCGCGAAGGGCATTACGAGCGCGTATGTGCCGCTCGGCCTTTGCGCGACGAGTGAGAAGATTGGCGACTTCTTCCAGGACAACTACTTCGCGCACGGCCACACGTATGAAGCGCATCCGATGACGCTGCTGCCGGCGGTGGCGACGATCAACGAGATGAAGCGTCTGAAGCTGGTTGAGCGTGCGAAGGAGTTGGAGCCGTTTGTGCACGAGAAGCTCGTCGCGCTGAAGGCGAAGCATCCGTCGATCGGTGAGATTCGTGGTCATGGATTGTTCTGGGCGGTCGATCTGGTGAAGAACCAGAAGACGAAGGAACCGTTCAACACCTACGCGGACAAGATCTCGGGCAAGGCGTTGCTGGTCGATCAGATCGCGGGTAAGTGCCTCGCCGAAGGTATGACGATTCAGGCGTGGGTATCGCACTTCGTGATCGCTCCGCCGCTTATCGTGACGAAGGAAGAGATCGAGTGGGGCATCAACCTGTTGGACAAGTGGCTGCATCTGGCGGATGAGCAGTGCATGCCGACGGAGGAGCCCGCATCGACCTCCGTAACCTCGGACGCGTAG
- a CDS encoding NCS1 family nucleobase:cation symporter-1 gives MIVSDPATPHRREGFESAPDPRLYNDDLAPTEPIRRTWTTYNYLALWFSMSMEVTTYMLASSLIAGGMNWKQAVLTILLGNVIVLIPMLLNAHAGAKYGIPFPVFVRASFGPMGANIPAILRAIVACGWFGIQSWIGGQAIAQMVAVLAPSTTGSPVVTWVCFLGFWALNMFVIWRGVESIRFLQSFSAPFMLIMSGLLLFFMLHKAGGFGPMLSAPSHFATHSAFWHFFFPSLTAMVGYWATLSLNIPDFTRYAKNQESQLVGQAFGLPVAMVLYSFIGIACTSASTIVFGRPIWSPVELLGEFHQPFLAFLGLVALLIATLNVNIGANVVGPSNDISNLAPSVISFRTGGLITGFLGLAMMPWKLMASFGSYVFGWLVGYSGLLGPVAGIMVADYFLVRGTQLDTYSLYRRGGMYEYSKGINPAAMISLVVGVAAALVGRVMPLVSFLYDYAWFVGFFLSGALYFVMMLGHRVRRSAVVS, from the coding sequence TTGATCGTATCCGACCCCGCAACGCCGCATCGCCGTGAAGGTTTCGAGTCCGCACCGGACCCACGTCTGTACAACGACGATCTCGCGCCGACAGAGCCGATTCGTCGAACGTGGACGACGTACAACTACCTTGCGCTGTGGTTCTCCATGTCGATGGAGGTCACCACGTACATGCTGGCCAGCTCGCTGATCGCGGGCGGCATGAACTGGAAGCAGGCGGTACTGACGATCCTGCTGGGCAATGTGATCGTGCTGATTCCGATGTTGCTGAACGCACACGCGGGCGCGAAGTACGGCATACCTTTCCCCGTGTTTGTGCGTGCGAGCTTTGGGCCGATGGGCGCGAATATTCCTGCGATTCTGCGCGCGATTGTAGCCTGCGGTTGGTTCGGCATTCAGTCGTGGATCGGAGGCCAAGCCATCGCGCAGATGGTGGCGGTGCTTGCGCCATCGACGACGGGCTCGCCTGTGGTGACGTGGGTTTGCTTCCTCGGCTTCTGGGCGCTGAACATGTTCGTGATCTGGCGTGGCGTGGAATCGATCCGCTTCCTGCAGAGCTTCTCAGCGCCGTTCATGCTCATCATGAGCGGGCTGCTGTTGTTCTTCATGCTGCATAAGGCCGGCGGCTTCGGGCCGATGCTCTCTGCGCCGAGCCACTTCGCCACGCACAGCGCGTTCTGGCACTTCTTCTTCCCGTCCTTGACGGCGATGGTGGGTTATTGGGCAACGCTTTCGCTGAACATCCCCGACTTCACGCGCTATGCGAAGAACCAGGAATCGCAGCTCGTGGGGCAGGCGTTCGGTCTACCGGTGGCGATGGTGCTGTACTCGTTCATCGGCATCGCGTGCACGTCCGCATCGACCATAGTGTTTGGTCGACCAATCTGGAGCCCGGTTGAACTTCTTGGCGAATTCCATCAGCCGTTCCTTGCGTTCCTCGGTCTCGTCGCGCTCTTGATCGCGACGCTCAACGTGAACATCGGTGCGAATGTAGTAGGACCGTCGAACGATATCTCGAATCTTGCGCCGAGCGTGATCAGCTTCCGCACCGGTGGCTTGATCACTGGCTTCCTCGGCCTTGCGATGATGCCGTGGAAGCTGATGGCAAGCTTCGGTTCGTATGTCTTTGGCTGGCTGGTGGGCTACTCGGGACTGCTTGGCCCGGTGGCAGGCATCATGGTTGCGGACTACTTCCTTGTGCGTGGCACGCAGCTCGATACGTATTCGCTCTATCGCCGCGGCGGCATGTACGAATACAGCAAGGGCATCAATCCTGCGGCGATGATTTCGCTCGTGGTGGGTGTCGCGGCTGCGCTCGTCGGGCGCGTGATGCCTTTAGTTTCGTTTCTCTATGACTATGCGTGGTTCGTCGGGTTCTTCCTCTCGGGCGCGCTTTACTTTGTGATGATGCTCGGTCACCGCGTGCGGCGATCGGCTGTTGTTTCGTAA